A region from the Chanodichthys erythropterus isolate Z2021 chromosome 5, ASM2448905v1, whole genome shotgun sequence genome encodes:
- the c1d gene encoding nuclear nucleic acid-binding protein C1D yields MADDGLAEDYPTEIEENLNDFDSSVGSVQNMVQTLVSVSRSDHLLKLDPLDQAKLDLMSAYALNSMFWMYLVTQGVNPKDHAIKQELERIRTYMNKVKEITDRRKAARLDKGAASRFVRNALWDAEDKKRKDTTEHSRKGKHTRFS; encoded by the exons ATGGCTGATGATGGTCTAGCAGAGGATTATCCCACCGAAATCGAGGAAAACCTCAATGATTTTGACTCCTCTGTCGGCTCTGTCCAGAATATGGTCCAAACACTTGTGTCTGTATCCAGAAGTGATCATCTGCTTAAA CTGGATCCTCTTGATCAAGCTAAACTGGATCTGATGTCTGCATATGCCCTCAACTCTATGTTCTGGA TGTATCTGGTGACACAAGGAGTCAATCCAAAAGACCATGCAATCAAACAGGAATTG GAGAGAATCAGGACATATATGAACAAAGTTAAAGAGATCACGGACAGAAGAAAAGCTGCACGTCTGGATAAAGGTGCAGCATCGCGGTTTGTTCGGAATGCACTGTGGGACGCTGAGGACAAGAAAAGAAAGGACACAACTGAGCATTCCCGCAAAGGAAAACACACAAGGTTTTCTTGA